In the genome of Populus nigra chromosome 9, ddPopNigr1.1, whole genome shotgun sequence, one region contains:
- the LOC133702886 gene encoding organelle RRM domain-containing protein 2, mitochondrial-like isoform X1 gives MAMRTTTAALAAAAAPRGGFLRLFSTTSTSSSSFPFPQTTQQTPAREQAEPNTNLFVSGLSKRTTSEGLQEAFSKFGEVVQARVVTDRVSGYSKGFGFVKYATLEDAAEGIKGMDGQFLDGWVIFAEYARPRQPPSEPQNNTGMGLWKQRY, from the exons ATGGCCATGAGAACAACGACGGCGGCTTTGGCTGCGGCAGCAGCTCCTCGTGGCGGATTTTTGCGTCTGTTTTCAACAACTTCCACTTCATCCTCCTCCTTCCCTTTTCCTCAGACCACGCAGCAAACTCCTGCACGTGAACAGGCTGAGCCAAACACCAATCTCTTTGTGTCTG GGCTAAGTAAAAGAACAACTTCAGAGGGACTACAAGAGGCCTTTTCTAAATTTGGTGAAGTGGTTCAAG CTAGAGTTGTAACTGACAGGGTCTCAGGCTATTCTAAGGGGTTCGGTTTCGTCAAATATGCTACCTTAGAAGATGCTGCTGAAGGAATAAAAGGCATGGATGGACAG TTTCTGGATGGATGGGTTATATTTGCAGAGTATGCTAGACCCAGACAACCACCTTCTGAACCTCAAAACAACACAGGCATGGGATTATGGAAACAACGCTACTGA
- the LOC133702886 gene encoding organelle RRM domain-containing protein 2, mitochondrial-like isoform X2, with translation MAMRTTTAALAAAAAPRGGFLRLFSTTSTSSSSFPFPQTTQQTPAREQAEPNTNLFVSGLSKRTTSEGLQEAFSKFGEVVQARVVTDRVSGYSKGFGFVKYATLEDAAEGIKGMDGQSMLDPDNHLLNLKTTQAWDYGNNATDSRWQ, from the exons ATGGCCATGAGAACAACGACGGCGGCTTTGGCTGCGGCAGCAGCTCCTCGTGGCGGATTTTTGCGTCTGTTTTCAACAACTTCCACTTCATCCTCCTCCTTCCCTTTTCCTCAGACCACGCAGCAAACTCCTGCACGTGAACAGGCTGAGCCAAACACCAATCTCTTTGTGTCTG GGCTAAGTAAAAGAACAACTTCAGAGGGACTACAAGAGGCCTTTTCTAAATTTGGTGAAGTGGTTCAAG CTAGAGTTGTAACTGACAGGGTCTCAGGCTATTCTAAGGGGTTCGGTTTCGTCAAATATGCTACCTTAGAAGATGCTGCTGAAGGAATAAAAGGCATGGATGGACAG AGTATGCTAGACCCAGACAACCACCTTCTGAACCTCAAAACAACACAGGCATGGGATTATGGAAACAACGCTACTGATAGCCGCTGGCAGTGA